The Rhodocytophaga rosea genome has a segment encoding these proteins:
- a CDS encoding TonB family protein, giving the protein MINQFFSYLLEASICMAIFYLFFRLLLWKEVFFVWNRMYILGTLALSLIIPAINIPLQTTQGIALQEVFVIQLQGTTVTSSGGTYSFSWQEWILYIYLSISLLLLGKLAFQITKLWYYSRNFSASRATNYKLILTEGKLPTFSFFKLFFWDNSQDISETDKAQILKHELTHIRQWHSADILFVEIVKAFFWFHPAVYLFKQSVQQVHEYLADAAVVQQYPAGNYIQLLVSQTLHTQSISISTSFHQPPIKNRIYMLQKLKQARPAFWKIALSLPIIVALVFVYSCQKSDLSDLQVDKNITSTKSQLTIEEILEKYRSKYPNITVGDINMFKNPDGTSNPRLTIKNVDNITDKLKIEEEISQAAQAFLASQLAVSPPPTAPNAPDAPLAEEIFQEVDEQPTPVRGYDTFFKYISENISYPQEARLKGIEGKVFVQFVVHNDGSIRNVQVLKGIGSGCDAEAVKVITNAPKWNPGMKNGQPVNVRMAVPIAFKLN; this is encoded by the coding sequence ATGATTAATCAATTTTTCTCTTACCTGCTGGAAGCCAGCATTTGCATGGCTATATTTTACCTGTTTTTCCGGCTATTATTGTGGAAAGAAGTTTTCTTTGTCTGGAACCGAATGTACATTCTGGGAACACTGGCGCTTTCATTGATTATCCCAGCCATTAATATTCCCCTACAAACTACGCAAGGCATAGCCCTTCAAGAGGTATTTGTTATTCAACTGCAAGGTACTACTGTAACTTCATCCGGCGGAACTTATTCATTCAGCTGGCAGGAATGGATATTGTATATTTACCTATCTATTAGTTTGCTGTTACTTGGCAAGCTGGCTTTTCAGATCACAAAACTATGGTATTATTCCAGAAATTTCAGCGCCAGCCGGGCTACCAACTACAAGCTCATCCTTACCGAAGGAAAACTGCCTACCTTTTCGTTTTTTAAGCTATTCTTCTGGGACAACAGCCAGGATATTTCTGAAACCGATAAGGCGCAGATCCTGAAACACGAACTTACCCACATCCGGCAATGGCACTCCGCAGATATTTTGTTTGTAGAGATTGTAAAAGCCTTTTTCTGGTTTCATCCAGCTGTGTATTTATTCAAACAATCTGTTCAGCAGGTACATGAATACTTAGCCGATGCCGCTGTCGTACAGCAATATCCTGCCGGAAATTATATTCAACTGCTGGTTTCACAAACTTTACATACCCAATCTATATCTATAAGTACGTCTTTTCATCAACCTCCCATCAAAAACAGAATCTATATGTTACAAAAACTCAAACAAGCCAGGCCAGCTTTCTGGAAGATTGCGCTTAGCTTACCTATTATTGTTGCGCTGGTATTTGTGTATTCATGTCAGAAAAGTGATTTATCTGATCTGCAGGTGGATAAAAATATAACCAGTACTAAATCACAGCTAACCATAGAGGAAATACTTGAAAAGTACCGTTCAAAATATCCAAATATTACTGTAGGTGACATCAATATGTTCAAAAATCCTGATGGTACGTCCAATCCAAGATTAACAATCAAAAATGTAGATAATATTACTGATAAACTGAAAATAGAGGAAGAAATATCTCAGGCAGCCCAGGCCTTTTTAGCTAGTCAATTAGCAGTATCTCCTCCGCCTACAGCCCCAAATGCTCCAGATGCTCCTTTAGCGGAAGAAATATTTCAGGAAGTAGATGAGCAACCAACTCCGGTTAGAGGATATGATACCTTCTTCAAATACATCAGCGAAAATATTAGTTATCCACAAGAGGCTAGGTTAAAAGGCATTGAAGGAAAAGTATTTGTGCAGTTTGTGGTACACAATGATGGCAGCATAAGAAATGTGCAGGTATTGAAAGGTATCGGAAGTGGATGTGATGCGGAAGCAGTGAAAGTGATCACCAATGCACCCAAATGGAATCCAGGTATGAAAAATGGGCAGCCAGTAAATGTACGCATGGCAGTGCCGATTGCTTTTAAGCTGAATTGA
- a CDS encoding M56 family metallopeptidase, producing MKTLLLNYLLEASICLAVFYAFYYLVLRRERFFAYNRIFILFAVLFSLLIPVMEIPLSRQAIYLSQQPDIDRYIAFIPFKENLATPVIIQTTEVSTLSFRDFVFYGYSMVVLFLLGRLFFQIMYLYRMAGKSGKKKVGYTLIPTMGKLPTFSFFHWIFWNNTQALSATEENLILQHELVHIRQKHSWETMLLELLKIIFWLNPAIYLLKQAMQEVHEYLADQQVLQNTASSAYIQLLVKQQLHLFNFSFTHSFNRSQLNKRIAMIQSVRNSAKPAVWKLAFALPILATLLFMYSCKTSEITEPKPTALANAKGVYRLGEVVVVGYYSNKPDIKEIQLDETITGYGTSEKKPVIEVYNQAEIMPEPVNGMSSFQHYIRQNIQHLLRANKTVQGRVWVQFTVNTDGSLSDISVVKSPDASYNEEIIAVIKNAPAWKSGKQNGESVAVRKTVPISFGTSNAETSLTQATLISETHTESQPAPIEGLEAFYKKIGKTVRYPGAPRRDFIEGQVWVQFTVNIDGSLSQIEIAESLHPELDQEVVRVVSEAGLSWKPAMLNGQAQASKVLFPVSFKLGA from the coding sequence ATGAAAACCCTCCTGCTTAATTATCTGCTGGAAGCCAGTATTTGCCTGGCTGTATTCTATGCATTCTATTATCTGGTATTGCGGAGAGAGCGTTTCTTTGCTTATAACCGGATATTTATTCTTTTCGCAGTACTGTTTTCGCTGCTGATTCCTGTAATGGAGATTCCTTTGAGCCGGCAAGCTATCTATTTGTCTCAGCAGCCAGATATTGATAGATATATAGCCTTTATTCCTTTTAAAGAGAACCTGGCTACACCAGTAATCATACAAACTACGGAAGTAAGCACACTCAGCTTCCGGGACTTTGTATTTTATGGCTATAGTATGGTTGTCTTATTCCTGCTGGGACGACTTTTTTTTCAAATAATGTATTTGTACAGAATGGCAGGAAAAAGCGGCAAGAAAAAAGTTGGGTATACATTAATTCCTACGATGGGGAAACTGCCGACCTTTTCATTTTTCCACTGGATATTCTGGAATAATACCCAGGCTCTTTCTGCAACTGAAGAAAATCTGATTCTTCAGCATGAACTGGTGCATATCCGGCAAAAACATTCCTGGGAGACTATGTTACTGGAATTGCTAAAAATTATTTTCTGGTTGAATCCTGCTATTTATCTGTTAAAACAGGCTATGCAGGAAGTACATGAATACCTGGCCGACCAGCAAGTACTTCAAAACACTGCCAGCAGTGCATATATCCAACTGTTAGTTAAGCAGCAACTACATCTATTCAATTTTTCATTTACACACTCCTTCAACCGGTCACAACTCAATAAACGCATTGCTATGATACAATCTGTCCGAAACTCTGCAAAACCAGCTGTATGGAAATTGGCTTTTGCACTACCCATCTTGGCTACACTGCTATTTATGTATTCCTGCAAAACAAGTGAAATTACAGAGCCCAAGCCGACTGCTCTTGCAAATGCAAAAGGGGTATACCGCTTAGGTGAGGTAGTAGTGGTAGGCTACTACTCAAATAAACCGGATATAAAAGAAATTCAATTGGATGAAACCATAACCGGCTACGGAACCTCTGAGAAAAAACCAGTTATAGAAGTGTATAACCAGGCAGAGATAATGCCAGAACCAGTTAATGGGATGAGCAGTTTCCAGCACTATATACGCCAGAATATACAACATCTGCTACGGGCAAACAAAACAGTGCAGGGAAGAGTATGGGTGCAGTTCACAGTCAATACAGATGGAAGCCTCAGTGATATTTCGGTGGTAAAAAGCCCGGACGCCTCTTATAATGAAGAAATCATTGCAGTAATTAAAAATGCTCCTGCCTGGAAATCTGGAAAACAGAATGGAGAATCGGTAGCAGTACGGAAAACAGTACCTATTTCTTTCGGAACTTCTAATGCTGAAACTTCACTTACTCAAGCCACACTTATATCTGAAACACATACTGAAAGCCAGCCTGCTCCTATAGAAGGCCTGGAAGCCTTTTATAAGAAAATAGGCAAAACTGTAAGGTATCCTGGAGCACCCAGAAGAGATTTTATAGAAGGACAGGTATGGGTACAATTTACGGTAAACATTGATGGCAGCCTTTCCCAGATCGAAATAGCGGAATCTTTGCATCCTGAATTAGACCAGGAAGTAGTCAGGGTAGTTTCTGAAGCTGGCTTATCCTGGAAACCAGCAATGCTTAACGGGCAAGCACAAGCCAGTAAAGTATTATTTCCTGTTTCATTTAAGCTTGGCGCTTGA
- a CDS encoding BlaI/MecI/CopY family transcriptional regulator — protein MKELTKAEEQVMQILWKLGKGVVNDILQQMPEPKPAYNTVSTIVRILEKKGFVGYRAYGKTHEYYPLIEKKAYTHFYFKNFLGSYFGGSFTSLVSFFAKEDNLDVQELEEMLKHIQQNPDTKNPSADENPPA, from the coding sequence ATAAAAGAACTCACCAAAGCGGAAGAACAGGTTATGCAGATACTCTGGAAACTGGGTAAAGGCGTAGTAAATGATATTCTCCAGCAAATGCCTGAGCCCAAACCGGCTTACAATACGGTGTCTACTATTGTCCGGATTCTGGAGAAAAAAGGTTTTGTAGGGTACCGGGCTTACGGCAAAACCCATGAATATTATCCGCTGATCGAAAAGAAAGCTTATACACATTTCTACTTTAAGAATTTTCTGGGAAGTTATTTTGGCGGTTCGTTCACCAGTCTGGTTTCTTTTTTTGCCAAAGAAGATAACCTGGATGTTCAGGAACTGGAAGAAATGTTAAAGCATATCCAGCAAAATCCGGATACTAAAAATCCTTCGGCCGATGAAAACCCTCCTGCTTAA